In one Lolium rigidum isolate FL_2022 chromosome 3, APGP_CSIRO_Lrig_0.1, whole genome shotgun sequence genomic region, the following are encoded:
- the LOC124702178 gene encoding importin subunit beta-1-like produces the protein MDITEVLLATQSHDGQKRNVAEGNIKQFEEQSFPQFLHELSAELSDESKPPVSRRLAGILLKNSLDANDSTRKEKCVQRWISVDPAIKSHVKGSLLMTLGSPVPDAHRSSSQVIAKVASIEIPRQEWPELIVSLLGNMTKPDATPSLKQATLDAIGYVCEEISPKDLEQDQVNAVLTAVVQGMNHVENSSEVRLAAVKALYNALDFAETNFENESERNYIMKVICETAICKEAHVRKAAFECFVSIASTYYDLLEPYMQTLFELTANAARTDEEPVALQAIEFWSTICDEEVALQEDAEESGDVSSTCHFHFIEKAIPLLVPMLLETLLKQEEDQDEDDEIWNLSMAGGTCLGLVATAVKDAIVPLVMPFIEANITKPDWRSREAATFAFGSILEGPSVVNLAPLVHNGFDFLLNATNDQNNHVRETTAWALSRTFEFLHSPDKCVSVVTDANLPRVVEILLASIKDSPNVAEKVCGALFFLAQGYNNAGSMSSVLSPYFGQLVSALLATADRSDSNNSRLCASAYETLNEIVRCSSIAETLNMIVLLLQEILKRLNQTFEFQITSSEDKEKQSDLQALLCGVVQVILQKFNNCDDKSVIVQFADQIMVLFLRVFSCDSSNVHEEAMLAIGALAYATGTDFLKYMPEFHKYLEMGLQNFGAYQVCSVSVGVVVDICRALDDKVLPYCDGIMGALLKDLSSPELHRSVKPPIFSCIGDIALTIGEHFEKYVPYTMPMLQGAAELCSRMDRQDDDSSEYQNELRQSIFEAYSGILQGVKISKSELMVPYGASIFHFAELVLRDKSSRDEDLTKAGVALIGDLIDALGPSVKLMLQYSDFHSELLGWCSQSDDKQLRETASWVQGVISRVMAS, from the exons ATGGATATCACTGAGGTCCTGCTAGCTACGCAGTCCCATGACGGTCAGAAACGGAACGTTGCAGAAGGGAATATCAAGCAGTTTGAAGAGCAGAGTTTTCCACAGTTTCTGCACGAACTATCTGCTGAGCTATCTGATGAGAGCAAACCTCCTGTTTCTCGACGGCTTGCTGGTATTCTCCTGAAGaattctttggatgcaaatgattCAACGCGGAAAGAAAAATGTGTGCAGCGGTGGATAAGTGTGGACCCTGCAATCAAGTCGCATGTTAAAGGTTCCTTGCTGATGACCCTTGGATCACCAGTACCTGACGCTCATCGGAGCTCTTCTCAAGTCATTGCAAAGGTTGCTTCTATTGAAATCCCTCGTCAAGAATGGCCAGAGCTCATAGTCAGCTTGCTAGGTAACATGACAAAGCCAGATGCAACCCCTTCTCTGAAGCAGGCTACACTGGACGCCATTGGATATGTCTGTGAGGAGATATCCCCCAAGGATCTGGAGCAGGATCAAGTGAATGCTGTTCTTACTGCTGTGGTCCAGGGCATGAATCACGTGGAGAATAGTTCAGAGGTACGGCTTGCTGCTGTGAAAGCATTGTACAATGCTCTCGATTTTGCTGAGACAAATTTTGAGAATGAGTCAGAGAGGAACTACATAATGAAGGTCATTTGTGAGACTGCCATTTGTAAAGAGGCTCATGTTAGAAAGGCTGCATTTGAGTGCTTTGTCTCCATAGCATCAACATATTATGATCTTCTAGAGCCCTACATGCAGACTTTATTTGAATTGACAGCAAATGCTGCCAGGACAGATGAAGAACCTGTTGCACTTCAAGCTATTGAGTTCTGGAGCACCATCTGTGATGAAGAAGTTGCTCTTCAGGAAGACGCTGAAGAATCTGGTGATGTCAGTTCTACATGTCATTTCCATTTTATTGAGAAGGCCATTCCTTTGCTTGTTCCTATGCTTCTGGAAACACTTCTGAAGCAAGaggaggatcaagatgaagatgatgaaatTTGGAATTTATCGATGGCTGGGGGCACAtgccttggacttgttgcaacggCTGTGAAGGATGCCATTGTTCCTCTTGTAATGCCATTTATAGAGGCCAATATAACAAAGCCTGACTGGCGCAGCAGGGAGGCTGCTACATTTGCATTTGGTTCCATTCTTGAAGGCCCTTCAGTCGTAAATCTTGCACCACTGGTTCATAATGGCTTTGATTTCTTGCTGAATGCAACCAATGATCAAAATAACCATGTCAGGGAGACTACTGCATGGGCACTTTCGAGGACATTTGAGTTTCTACATTCACCAGACAAATGTGTTTCTGTAGTAACAGATGCAAACCTTCCCCGTGTTGTGGAAATTCTGCTAGCAAGTATCAAGGACTCTCCTAATGTTGCTGAGAAGGTCTGTGGAGCCCTATTTTTTCTTGCCCAGGGCTACAACAATGCAGGGTCTatgtcatcagtgctatctccgtATTTTGGTCAATTAGTATCGGCTCTCCTTGCCACTGCTGATCGTTCTGATTCCAACAACTCCAGGCTTTGTGCATCTGCGTATGAAACACTGAATGAGATTGTGAGATGCAGCAGTATTGCAGAAACTCTGAACATGATTGTGCTGCTATTGCAAGAGATCTTGAAGAGATTAAATCAGACCTTTGAGTTTCAGATCACATCCTCTGAAGACAAGGAAAAGCAAAGTGACCTTCAAGCCTTGCTTTGTGGTGTTGTTCAAGTAATCCTTCAGAAGTTCAACAACTGTGATGATAAATCTGTAATCGTTCAGTTTGCTGACCAAATAATGGTGTTATTTCTCCGAGTTTTCTCATGCGATAGTTCTAATGTGCATGAAGAAGCAATGCTTGCTATTGGTGCTCTTGCCTATGCTACTGGTACAGACTTTCTGAAATACATGCCAGAGTTTCACAAGTACCTGGAAATGGGCTTACAAAATTTCGGTGCTTATCAAGTTTGTAGTGTTTCTGTGGGCGTGGTTGTTGATATCTGCCGTGCACTGGATGACAAGGTACTCCCTTACTGTGATGGTATCATGGGTGCCCTTCTCAAGGACCTTTCAAGCCCAGAGCTTCACCGTTCTGTCAAACCGCCAATTTTTTCATGCATAGGAGATATTGCTCTTACGATTGGTGAACATTTTGAGAAATATGTTCCGTACACTATGCCTATGTTGCAAGGAGCTGCAGAGCTCTGTTCTCGCATGGACCGTCAGGATGATGACAGTTCAGAGTATCAAAATGAACTGAGGCAAAGCATTTTCGAGGCCTATTCAGGTATACTTCAGGGAGTCAAAATTTCAAAATCAGAGCTAATGGTGCCTTATGGTGCCAGTATTTTCCATTTTGCTGAATTGGTCTTACGAGATAAATCATCAAG GGATGAGGATTTGACCAAAGCTGGAGTTGCCCTGATCGGGGACCTCATCGATGCGCTAGGACCTTCTGTTAAGCTGATGCTCCAATATTCCGACTTCCACTCTGAGCTCCTGGGCTGGTGTTCCCAGTCTGATGACAAGCAGCTCAGGGAGACTGCATCCTGGGTCCAAGGTGTGATCTCCCGCGTGATGGCATCATGA